The Streptomyces tendae DNA segment CTCCTTGCCCTGCTGGGCGCGCTGCTTGGCCTGCTGCTGGAACTGGCCGGCCTTCTCCTGCATCTGGTCCTTCATACCCATGTGGGTTCACTCCCGTGTGGGGTGGGGGAACTTGCCCCATCAGATTCACACGGGCGGTCACCCTGCGCATGTCGATCAGTCACGGACCGTAGCGCGGTGCTGTTCGTCGGCGTTGCCGCCCGCTCCGACCAGCCCGATGCGCAAGCCCTCGAGCCGGTGCCCGAACCGCCTCATCTCCCGTTGTCCGACCGTGCCGATGAGGGAGGGCAGATAGCCGCGGACGCTCTGCATGCCGCGCAGCCAGCCCTGCCCGTAGACGTGAGCGGACCGCCGCTCGATGCCGGCGACCAGCCGGTCCACGGCCGGGCCCAGCGGGTAGGTCTTGTTGGCCGGCCACGGCAGCCGCTGCCTCAACTCCCGCATGACGTCGTCCTGGTCGGCGCCGCGCACCATGTCGGTGTCGGTCCACGACAGGTAGCCGACGCCCACCTTCACGCCCCGGTGGGCGACTTCGGCGCGCAGGGCGTGCGCGTACGCCTCCACACCGGACTTGGAGGCGCAGTACGCGGTCATCATCGGCGCGGGGGTGATCGCGGCGAGGGACGCTATCTGGAGCAGGTAGCCGCGGCTCTCGGCGAGCAGCGGCAGGAACGCCCGTGCGGTGACGGCCGATCCGACGAGGTTCACCTCGATGACCCGCCGCCAGGCCTCCGGGTCGGACTCGGTGAACGGACCGCCGGTCGCCACACCGGCGTTGGCGACCACGATGTCCACGCGGCCGAACCGCTCGCGGACCTGCTCGGTGACCTGGGCCATCGCCTCGTGGTCGGTGACGTCGGCGCACCAGTGATCGCTGTCGCTGTGCAGCCGGGCGGAGACGTCCTTCAGCGCGTCCGGCTCCAGGCCGACCAGCGCCACCTTCACGCCGCGCGCGGAGAGTTTGCGGGCGAGCAGCTCCCCGACTCCGCGCGCCGCTCCGGTGACGACGGCGACCTTTCCTTCGAGACTGACCCTGCTCATGCGCTCTCCTCGGCGGGTGCGGCGGGTACGGCGGGCTGGCGGGGGCTCACATGGGCGGCGACGAGGTCACGGATCCGCCCGGTGACCAGGTCGGGCGCCTCGACGGGAGTCATGTGGCCGACGCCGGGCAGTTCGGTGACGCCGCGGCAGTCGGGCAGCGCGGCGGCGAGCGCGCGGGCGTGCACGGGCGGGGTGAGCCGGTCGGCGGTGCCGACGACGACCTCCACCGGCACCCGCAACCCCCGTACGTCCGCTTCGAGATCGAGGGAGGCGAGCACATGGGACCAGGCGTGGCGCACGGTGCGCGGGCAGGCGTGCACGATGCGCGCGCAGGCCTCCACCATGTCCGGGGCCGAAGCGGGGCCCATGGTCGCGTACTTGAGGATGCGCCGGGCGGCCGGTGTGACCGGACCGAGCGGGGCCCGGCTGCCGAGGATGCGTCCGGTCAGCCAGGTCCGGGCTCTGCCCGGCCGCAGCGGCAGCACGGTCGACTCGGCGACCAGCTGCCCGCTGCCGGTGCTGCA contains these protein-coding regions:
- a CDS encoding SDR family oxidoreductase, coding for MSRVSLEGKVAVVTGAARGVGELLARKLSARGVKVALVGLEPDALKDVSARLHSDSDHWCADVTDHEAMAQVTEQVRERFGRVDIVVANAGVATGGPFTESDPEAWRRVIEVNLVGSAVTARAFLPLLAESRGYLLQIASLAAITPAPMMTAYCASKSGVEAYAHALRAEVAHRGVKVGVGYLSWTDTDMVRGADQDDVMRELRQRLPWPANKTYPLGPAVDRLVAGIERRSAHVYGQGWLRGMQSVRGYLPSLIGTVGQREMRRFGHRLEGLRIGLVGAGGNADEQHRATVRD
- a CDS encoding alpha/beta fold hydrolase, with the translated sequence MIRPTPATGGRYAPPAAVRELTARSADGTALHVEVHGPEGAPAVVLAHGWTCSTAFWAAQIRELAADHRVIAYDQRGHGRTPASPASPACTTDALADDLEAVLTATLAPGERAVIAGHSMGGMTVMAASQRPAFREHAAAVLLCSTGSGQLVAESTVLPLRPGRARTWLTGRILGSRAPLGPVTPAARRILKYATMGPASAPDMVEACARIVHACPRTVRHAWSHVLASLDLEADVRGLRVPVEVVVGTADRLTPPVHARALAAALPDCRGVTELPGVGHMTPVEAPDLVTGRIRDLVAAHVSPRQPAVPAAPAEESA